The genomic DNA GTTGTTCCACACTTTCACATGACTGCAGGCGTTTGGTGCAGTTAAAAACACTGCTTGTTAAAATGTCGAACATATGTGAAAATACTGTCATGAATTTTTAACAGCTTCATGAAATGTTACAAACTTCTGTTGAACCCAGTCATTGGTGTGTTCCCTAAAAACACATTTATGCCAATGGCCAGTGGTCTCAGAATTATGGCCACCCAAGGCACTGTTTGGGTTCATTTAGTGCAGTTGTTATTTATTCCTATGACCGTCCAATAACCCCTTGACCTCTACCCATTGTCTGAAGTCTATCCTGTCTCAGAGTTCCAGCACTTTGTAACAACCTTAGGATGACAAACACTTACCTAATAGTTCTGTGTCCATCGCTGTCCCCTGCCTGACATCCTGTGTGTGTAAGTCAGTGGGCCAGATGTCCTTTCCCACCCCGTTGTACTCCCATGCGGGCCGCGGGCCTTTCACTGACGTGTACGAGCCAGCCGAGGACTCCTTCCTCTTGATAGATGCCCTTGAGCAGGATGCTGACAGACTGAAGAAAATTAGGTGAGCAGCTTGTCACAatacctgggttgtgttcattagtgcttacatagcaaaacattttgcaacaaaaACTAGAGTTTCTTATTGTTCAGGTAGTCCCGTCCCGTTTTGATCCGTTTGGTATCTAGTGAAAATGACCcttggttgtgttcattaggcaccaaacagaagaaaacagactgaaaagaGAGGAGCTCCCTGGACTGGTCCAATAAGAATTTTTGCTTTCTGTTGCCAAACTTCTTTAAAGGTTTTCTGTTGCGAGCCCTAATGAACACCTGTTACTGGTCAACAATACAGTTATTGACCTTTGACCCTCTTCTCCAGCCCCTCTGTGTGTCTAGAGGTGGGCAGTGGCTCTGGGGTGGTGTCCGCCTTTCTGGCATCCGTGATCGGACCTACAGCTCTATACCTGTgagtaggggtgtgtgtgagagagagactgactgtctGTGTTTGTTAGGATGTGCTTTAGTAACATGCCTATATCTGTGTTTAGGACGTTTTATAAAAATAACTGCCTAGAGGGCTTGTGACTCGTATGTGTGTTTTAACTGATGTGTTtgacttgttgtgtgtgtgtgtgtcctccccaGCTGTACCGACGTGAACCCCGCAGCAGCCCAATGCACTCTGGAGACGTCTCGCTGTAACGCCGTTAGTCTGCAGCCTATCATCACTGActtggtgagacacacacacgagGGATATGCATCTTTCTCTTTCAAGATTATTCGATACGTTGCTAGATACATGGGATACGATACAGGAATGATATGTTTTGGTTTGAAGCGATTTGGTTTGAATCCATTCACCCTAACAATTGTCCTCAAAGCGGCATGGCGGGCTGTCTAGCTCCcgcctatcctttctttggattggtggatgcATCTCCTTATTGTAATCAGTTTTTGAATATTCTATGAGGGTTGTTGAAGTCAACCatctgtattcaatggagagagagatgctatgaATTCAtgtcatgaatatgcatagccatcttgagacaactccgatataaagtgtTCTAAAAAGTGTTCTTTCTCAAAGTTGCCAGGATTTCACGCGACCTACTTATTATCAATACACTCGTAACAACTTAAGCATTGCGAAACTTCGATTCGATCAAATAAGCCATATATTTTTGGGTTGACCAAATTTGACACTCATTGACCCCCGTACAAAAACTCTGTGCATGGTGGgtgaaacaacaaaaaaacaccacctgctggagggagacagattttccACTGAGTTGGACCTCTTCATCTCCGATGTCGGTGCCTGAGCTGAGCCATAAGGGAAactggacatctaccaccccactatcagacaAAGGGGGGGCAAGGTTAGctttttctgtttttgtttcaactGCTAGGGAAGGGAAGACAATGTTCCTACTAGTCAGACTCAATCTCATGGGCACAGACATGACTCTAGTCATGTAACCACAGTAACCTCGTAGCCCTTAAAGGGGCAGGTGAAAATTTGTCTAATCTGTGATGTTTTGGTTTAAAGACTCGGGTCACAAAAAAATGCAATGAAATTAAAcaatataccacattacttcttactagtaaaacattttgtttttagaaacattacaaagcagGCTCATCAGTGTAATTTGTCTgcaaatttttattttattttggttggtaaaaaaaaatctgagagtGACTGGTAGATTTTTAAATCTACCTGTCACAGTTGCTGGTGGACCAACATGTATATTTTAGGCCCTGGGCCTACTGCTGCTGACgatgttgagtctcatagcaaagggtctgaatagttatgaaACTAAGGTATGTtacaaattagcaaaaatgtctaaacctgtttctccctttgtcattatggggtattgtgtgtagattgacgaaaacattttatttaatccattttagaataatgttgtaatgtaacaaaatgtggaaaagggaaagTGGTCTGGACTGTACACTGATTGTTAAAAGCAAAACTATCTATAAACTATTGCTGATGGAGGACCTGAacaatgaaaaataaaatatcatGTAGCCTAAGCCCCGATCAGCAGGTAGGCTATATGTCCAGATCAGCAGGTAGGCTATATGTCCAGATGAGTCGTGTCTCCGGCGGTTGTTTAGGCTACCTTATTCCGGTAAAACAATTTTGAACAGCGCATTTGATAACCAATGTAATTTACTTTATTATTGTTGTCACTCAACTAATAAAGCCTGATATTGCGCAAGCTATTTTCCAAACATTAGAATGCTGAAGGTGATGCGCATCCTGCCTCTCGTTGGACAGCGCATGAAGCAGCACACAATGTGCAGTTTGACTAGGCTACTCGTATTGCCTGTTGTTCGCCATGCAAAAATAACTTGAGGATCAATAACTGTCGACACAGTTACATGCTTTGTTCCACACTGAAAGAGAGGACGAGAGGTGTTTTCAGAAGGTAAAAATAAAGTAATATGAGCAAAGAAACAAGTTAACCGGCATTCTGACCGATGCAGACCGATGCACTCTCATCTTAAACATTTGATCCAGGCACACACAGGTCTGATGAGAAAGACCCACACACCTCCTCTCCATTTGTTCACCCCAACTTCACATCTGTCCTTCTCCGTTTTAGGTGGACTCTCTCTTGCCAAGGTTGTGTGGAAAAGTGGACGTTCTTTTATTCAACCCTCCTTATGTCGTCACGCCATCAGAAGAGGTAGAAAACTAAACTAGTGTTTGGTTGTTCTCCATACCACAGTGACGGAATTGTgttttatagtgtgtgtgtatgtttttgtcAGGTGGGTAGCCAGGGCATTGAGGCAGCCTGGGCTGGTGGGAGGTGGGGCCGAGAGGTGATGGACAGGTTCTTCCCGCTGCTTCCAAAGCTACTGTCCAATCAGGGGTTGTTTTACCTGGTCACTGTGGCAGAGAACAATCCAGGTGAGCCTCCCACTTCCATTCTCTTTTGACTTCTTGGTTTATATTTACTCAGTCTACATTGATCAATTACATACGGCCTGATGTTATTTGGCACTGATGCATTTTTTACTATCTTTGTGAAAAGAGCCGTCTACCCTGTATAGCATGTTTAGGTCCAGGGTTAGAATACCACTCCTTGGAATGTTTTGTCATTTGtgcagagtgagtgagtgacactGACTTGAAGAATGTAGGTGGGATCATTAACATTAATTACCACAACCCTGGtctttgcaacaacaaaaaagacagtTCCTCCCTGATTCAGTTCGTTTCCTTCCATTTGATACCTAATGAACACTACCCTACTGTAACCTCTTTCTTCCACCAGAGGAGATCACCATTCTGCTGAGGAAGTTTGGCCTGCAGGGAGCGCCTTGTCTGTCCCGACGAACTGGTCCAGAGAGCCTGTCTGTTCTGCGCTTCCACAGAACAACGTGATCCTCCCTGTCCCACAGAGGAGACCATGAACCTGCTGCTCCGACCACAGCGGTTTCAGCTTCATCTCAACAACCATGAGTGATCACCTGAACTTTAACATAAATTGAGTGAAAGCCATCGTGGGTTCATGGGAGCATTGATCAAATAAGTGACCATGTCTCAAGACTTTAACCCAATGCACTATACAAAGGCTAACAGGTTGTCCATGCTAATGAGTGTTCAAGTCTCCTTGAACCGGTTTGTATTGGGAGAGGATCCAGTCAGTGTCAGTATTGAAGACATGTTGTACAGGTAGAATTGACATGCAGACTACACCGGGCACGCGCATGTTGATTCTATTTATCCACACCAGACCCCATACGGagacgcaggttaaaatatctaaatgaactctgaaccaactatattaatttggggacaggtcgaaacattcatggacatttagctacCTTGCTATTGCTAGCTGATTTGTCCTGGGATGAAattaaacattgggttgttattttacctgaaaagcACAAGGTCCTTTTTTTCCCTGGATCTCAGAATGAgatggtccccccctttgctgctataacagcctccactcttctgggaaggatttccacaagatgttggaacattgctgcagtcTCATTGAGTCACCCATTGAGTCACACACAATTGTGTGTTCTCTACACAATTAATCCAGATAAAAGGGGAAACCTAGTTAGTtaagtaatctctcctccttcagtcttctgtggactttatatggtggttggctgccaactttaaggtgcattaccaccaccaactggactggaatgtggacctcagttcagctTTCactcacccacatgggtatatgctcctaaaaaccaatgaggacaTGGAAGAGGTGAGACTTGCAGCGCGTCATATGTCAaaaatagttataatagttattttAGCGCCTAGCTGCGCAGACACTCGTGAACAGTTTGGATGAAATTATTGATTaacgtgtacatttattttggaacgcaagcggtgtggtcagcaaGTGACTGACCCAAAGATTGTCTTTGGACTCATTTCATTTTAGGGCTTGATTCAATCCATGATGCTTAAGATCTGCGATATACCGCAGTTCAAATGTAGAGATCATTTCCGATTGAGGCAACATGCAGCGTTTACTGTGAGTGGACATCGCCTTTAAATTTCATATTCAGCGCTACGGATTGAAACGAGCCTTTAGTTTATTGCAACATTGTGGTTTCCACAATCCTACCTGGGATGCCAACTGCAGTTTTAAAGGTATAATTTGGTATTTTCTGCTTTTTTGGATGGAGGGGAGACGGGTGAATGAGTTCTGCTGAAATAGCAATGGATTCGAACACATGCTGCAACGGAGGCAGCAGTTTAGACCAAAGATTGTTCACTCAGGCTGCTTACCATTCGGAGAAAAGTGTTCCCGTCCACTTAACAGTGTGGCTCTCCCATAGACAATGCAGTAGCATCTGGATCTGGTCTGCTTAGTTTCACTTCAATTTTTAAAAAAGTGGGGTGTCTTGCTTCCTCTTCAGTCTCTGGTTAAGACCACCTTAGGCCACTCCAACCGCAGTTTTGTGGATATGAAAGTTGTAAGTAAAAAGTTGTTTAAAATAGATGTGAACAACTGTTTATCAAGGTATGACATTTGTTTATGTAGTTAAATATCCCCTGCATTACTCATAGTGTAACATGATGTTCAGATGTTATGAACATACTTCGTTTGAGCAGAGTTGAAATTGGCAGGGTTTATGGTGAATGTGATCTCTACGAACGTTGGAGTAATTGCCTTTAGTCGACAGTAACATTGAAGGTTACCTTTATTTTGATAAAGGGCACCAACAACATTCAAACGTGGCCTAGGCACTGGGATAGGGAATAGTCCACAGTGCCAacaggggggggggcaatgtcaATGCTGCACATTATTAAAGCTGCTCAGTCAATTAGAACGTGATTAGATGTAATTCGTTTGGAAGGTTGGAAAACAAAAAGGTCGCAACCAGGAGTTGAACTGGGGACCTTGCGGGTTGCGTGTAATGATTTTTCAAACTAATTTTCATTGGGAAGGTGTATAAAGCAAAACGCAGAATCCTACTCCAcgtgctcgttgaacatctcattccaaaatcataggcattaatatggagatggtccccccctttgctgctataacagcctccactcttctgggaaggatttccactagatgttggaacattgctgcagtcTCATttagccacgagcattagtgaggtcgggcactgatgttgggcaattaggcctgaaccgcagtcggtgttccaattcatccctaaggtgttcgatggcgttgaggtcagggctctgtgcaagccagtcaagttcttccacaacgatcttGACAAATCAtttcataccagtcatccaacagattcccattcagagcgacacacagaagcatccagggtcaatgccctgctcaaaggcacattgacagatctaccaccaggccaaaaaactttaacccgaaccctccaagatccctccacagttccccaatagctgtccctgaACCATTCAAGACCcccccaagaagaaaaataaaatgaATTCCATTCCCCCAAGAACCAGCCCCAATGCATCAACCATCATGGActagagaaaaaaggaaaagacaggagaaaacagcaaaacaaacattttaaacaaaggacatcaaggacaactaaaatcataacagcaatgctaactatatgtttgtgtgcatgtctggcactattacatgtgtgttcttgtgtgtgtttatttgaatgagtgCACGGcctcagcctcaggcaaaccggcattagctgtaaaaacactgcccctcagtgtcagTAAAATGTACTTTTTATGTTTAgacttaaaaaaatacatttatctCCCatacagcaactccactcccacttgccTCCAATTCCACATTCCAACCCATCCCATtgatctctgctggccacccacatCTTTCAACTATTCTGTGATGTTTaatgtacaatttcaatctaattgaatagaatccacagattgcgatTTGAAGATAAATATtgttactaagagtattagtaattgactgacccggtctctccagatctaacagtactatttctagggtcaattttagatcaatgctatgcattttcagccattcctggaccggagaccagaaacaggctacctgagggcaataccaaaatagtctattgattctgtatcctcaaaACAAAATCTGCAGTGTCGATGATTTTATGCcacaagaattctatataataatttttgctgaaaagcacgaagtcttgaatcttgcgttgttttaGATATCaactcccgctgccacctgcctccatttttggggtaatgctgtaatcaattggttgtactcttggattgagcagaccttcccatacaattctgataactccaccattccaatttacatgatcatttaagaacaaaatacccttttcaaacatctttcccataaatacaggtattttatcaaccagcacatttgagttcagccataatatttgttccaTCTTTTCAGTGGGATGAAATTGAAgtcagctctgcaatgcttgtttgaaaaaaagtataattctcaattaattgaaaatgagacatggcaataaGGCCATTTtgaaacaatggatgagcttttcttagtaatctacttgaacCATTTAGGGTACAAATAAAACTttgaatgagtgaagcttttagaggtttagtgcttttatatttaaatattctcaacccacccaattcatattcattatatggATTCTGGTTTAGCATCCCAGATAAAGCAACATTTTTGGCGCATGTGATTTGAAAAGCGAACCATCAGGAGTAGGTAGCGCCATAAGTgagtaaactgggatatgactaaggATGTTAATCTgggcaatttttccataaatagacaggtttgtaggatgtcatctatttttacaagttttctattgaaattcattgtggagagcttatttatattttttgtgatatgaatactgagaatgtctacttcaccatcagcccattttatatgtaaactgcagggtaatgtaaaagttgtatatTTTTAAAGATCCAATACATAATATTGTACccatcataattaggttttaatccagagagaacAGAAATGTTATCTatatcttcaatgagacattgcaaGGATCTAGCTTGTGGACTttatataaaacttgagtcatcggcacATGGAcatctttgtttttaagccttggatttctaatcctctaatgttgttattgagtcggattttaatagctagcatttgaatgaacagttcttgtgctaacgctgcttcgaggcagtttggaactcggtagtgggtGCTGCGACAGAGCAGACGATTATGCACtacagcggtcccgttctgtgagcttgtgtggcctaccacatggcagctgagccattgttgctccttgatgtttccacttcacaactgCATGTACAGTGGAAGGGGGCAGctctacccggataaagcactaaattaacTTCAATTAgggctaaatacggctgctagaatcctgactagaaccccaaaatttgatcatattactccagtgctagcctccctacactggcttcctgtcaaggcaagggattacatgggcttgctcctacctagctctctgatttggtcctgccgtacatgcctacacgtacgctacggtcacaagacgcaggcctcctaattgtccctagaatttctaagcaaacagctggaggcagggctttctccaatagagctcaatttttatggaatggtctgcctacccatgtaagagacgcaaactcggtctcaacctttaagtctttactgaagactcatctcttcagtgggtcatatgattgagtgtagtctggcccaggagtgggaaggtgaacggaaagactctggagcaacgaaccgcccttgctgtctctgcctggccggttcccctctttccactgggattctctgcctctaaccctattacaagtcactggctttactggggctctttcataccgtcccagggaggggtgcgtcacttgagtgggttgagtcaccgatgtgatcttcctgtctgggttggcgcccccccaccccttgggttgtgccgtggcggagatctttgtgggctatactcagccttgtctcaggatgataagttggtggttgaagatatccctctagtggtgtgggggctgtgctttggcaaagtgggtggggttatatcggccctgtccgggggtgtcctcggatggggccacagtgtctcctgatccctcctgtctcagcctccagtatttatgctgcagtagtttgtgtcggggggctagggtcagtttgttatatctggagtacttctctcctattcggtgtcctgtgtgaatttaagtgtgctctctctaattctctctttcggaggacctgagccctaggaccatgcctcaggactacctgacatgactccttgctgtccccagtccacctggccgtgctgctgctccagtttcaactgttctgccttattattattggaccatgctggtcatttatgaacatttgaacatcttggccatgttctgttataatctccacccggcccagccagaagaggactggccaccccacatagcctggttcctctctaggtttcttcctaggttttggcctttctagggagtttttcctagccaccgtgcttctacacctgcattgcttgctgtttggggttttaggctgtgtttctgtacagcactttgagaaatcagctgatgtacgaagggctatataaatacatttgatttgactctaGCCGGGCAGAAATGTTACGAACTGActcgttggaaaggtggcatcctaagaCAGTGCCGTGTTGAAAGTCACGGAGCTTATCATTAAGGCCAATGTTTGTCtagggagattgcatggctgtatacTTGATTTTATACAGCcttcagcaacaggtgtggctgaaatagcagaatcaccttatttgaaggggtgtgtacatcacttttgttttgagccgacttcGCCCGGGAGGCAATCAACGCTAATCGAATCCCCTCAAAAGAATAATGAAACCTCAACTGAGCAACATTTCCAGGGTTCATTCTCAATTATCCCGGTTTGTCATCAGCCCTCGCCTCCTAAAAACACATTGGACGGAGCTTGGATCCATTGTGcttggaggagatgagaggaatcAAGGGCATGCCTTAACGTAATAAGTGTTTCACCAGCTTTCATCTTTACAGTCATTTTTAAATCGGTGATTACGTCAAGGGATGCACTAGCTGAATGTGGCCCAGGTCTGCatcctttctcctgaagtgtacactTATCTCCTTTATAAATTTGAAAGTAAATTACTAGTATAAGTGGGTGGAAAATCCTTCTAACCAATGCCTACACCAAGGAGGAGAGTGCAGGTAAAGTACAACAGAGCTAGAGAAAGGTAATTTGTTGTTTTCAGTTGTAACGAGGGAATGTTGTGTGCAACCTAAATACGAACATTAAATGATTCAGTAAATTTGAAATATTTTATGTTGGAACGCTTGGTATGTTGGTACACCTGTCACATAACCGATTTTGATTTGCAGGGAAGACTGTCAAAAGCCTTTCATTACATGTCTTTCTGGTTTGCCGATAAACAACAAAATAAACAGTTGTTCAACAGCGCAAGTTTAATGCAAGGACAGGCAGAAATAACAGTTTTGGCATTGTCGCTAAGTGTTAAAGTATATGCAGAGAACAACCGTGACCCACTTCGCGATAATCATACTACGACTTGCTATGACTGGTCATGCAATGTTGAGGATATACCTACAATTATAGGGCAAGTACTACTGTAATATTCTTACATAATAGTACCCATGGAATGTGCACAAGGGGAATTACTTAGTTATTTCGACATTGTAGCAATGGCACAAGGAATGTATCTGGAAGAAACCAGTTTGTAGCT from Oncorhynchus clarkii lewisi isolate Uvic-CL-2024 chromosome 7, UVic_Ocla_1.0, whole genome shotgun sequence includes the following:
- the LOC139413127 gene encoding methyltransferase N6AMT1 — translated: MSFPTPLYSHAGRGPFTDVYEPAEDSFLLIDALEQDADRLKKISPSVCLEVGSGSGVVSAFLASVIGPTALYLCTDVNPAAAQCTLETSRCNAVSLQPIITDLVDSLLPRLCGKVDVLLFNPPYVVTPSEEVGSQGIEAAWAGGRWGREVMDRFFPLLPKLLSNQGLFYLVTVAENNPEEITILLRKFGLQGAPCLSRRTGPESLSVLRFHRTT